The following is a genomic window from Staphylococcus saccharolyticus.
TATTCATATTGAAGATGTACAAGCTGTAGTTAAAGGAGAAAATCAAGTGATTGATGTGACTATGAGCTAATGGTTAAAAATTATTCATTTTATCAATTTGCGATGACAGTTCGTGGTCGAAAAGATAATAAAGGACAGTTAGCTGAGCAAATTTTTGATGATCTTGCGTTTCCTAAACATGAAGACAACTTTCATGTGTTATCTGAATACATTGAAACCGAAAGCGAATTTACTTTACCGATGTATGTCTTTGATGATTTATACGAAGAGTACGCAGAATGGTTAAAATTTTAGTAAGTCATTTAGTTAACAAACATGAAGTTTTAATAAATAGGGAGTGTAATCTTGAATTCAAACTTTCTTTAACGAATTCAGATACACTCCCACGTTTTATTTGCTATGTTTCTGTTACAAGGGCATACTTAAATTATATTTATTTAATTTTTAAAGGATACTTCTTCCGACTCATGTATCTTTAAATGAATTATTTAATAATAAAGATAGTAGATAATTAAACATTCATTTTATAATAATGAGAATCATACTTTACATAAATTAAATGTTCGATTATCTAAAAATAAAGGGAGTGATGACGTGAGTAATGAGACTAAAAATGAAGATACATTTCCTCATAATGATAAAAAACAAACATCATCTCAACACAAAAAGAAAGTAAAACTTAAAATATGGCAATTTGTCCTCATCATCTTAGGCGTTATGATACTAACCGCCGCAATTACCATAGCAGCAACGATTATAGTTAGTCATAAAATAAGCGGACTCAATAAAGACCAACGTGCTAATTTAAAAAAGATTGAATTTGTTTACAAAAAATTGAGTAAAGATTACTACAAAAAGCAAAGTTCCGATAAGCTCACTCAATCTGCAATCAATGGCATGGTTAAAGAATTAAAAGATCCATACTCAGAGTATATGACTGCTGAAGAGACAAAACAATTTAATGAAGGTGTTTCAGGAGATTTTGTAGGAATAGGTGCAGAAATGCAGAAGAAAAATGATCAAATTAGCATTACAAGTCCTATCAAAGATTCACCAGCTGAAAAAGCAGGAATCCAACCTAAAGACACCGTTACTAAAGTCAATCATCATTCAGTTGTAGGTAAACCACTCGATCAAGTTGTTAAAATGGTACGAGGCAAAAAAGGTACTAATGTAATTTTGACAATCAAACGCGGTTCTCAAGAAAAGGATATTAAAATTAAGCGAGACACCATTCACGTTAAAAGTGTTGAATACGAGAAAAAAGGTAATGTCGGTGTTTTAACTATTAACAAGTTCCAAAATAACACGTCTGGCGAATTAAAATTTGCTATCATCAAAGCTCACAAACAAGGCGTTCGAAATATCGTTTTAGATTTAAGAAATAATCCCGGAGGCTTACTAGAGGAAGCTGTAAAAATGGCTAACATCTTTATTGACAAAGGAAAAACTGTCGTTCAATTAGAAAAAGGCGATGACAAAGAACAACTAAAAACGTCGAATGATTCATTAAATCAAGCTAAAGATATGAAGATTTCTATCTTAGTTAATGAAGGATCAGCAAGTGCTTCGGAAGTCTTCACTGGAGCATTGAAAGATTATCATAAGGCTAAAGTTTATGGTTCTAAAACGTTTGGTAAAGGGATTGTTCAAACAACTCGAGAATTCGATGATGGTTCACTTATTAAGTATACTGAAATGAAGTGGCTTACACCTGATGGTCATTATATCCATGGCAAAGGAATCAAACCAGATGTCACAATCGCAACACCTAAATATCAATCACTTAATGTCATTCCTAACAATAAGACGTATAAAGAAGGCGACTCAAATAAAAACGTTAAAACAATGAAAATTGGATTAACTGCTCTAGGATATAAAATTGATAATGAATCAACAACTTTTAATTCAGCATTAAAAGCAGAAATTAAAGCTTTCCAAAAAGATAACCACTTAAACGTAACAGGTAATTTTGACAAACAAACAAATGATAAATTTACGCAACAATTAGTTGAGAAATCCAATAGAAACGATACAGTGTTAGAACAATTATTAGATAAACTATAATAGTTTTATGAACCCAATGGTTTGTCACTTTTTCTTTAACAATAAGTGCTTAGTAATGCTGTGTTTTTCGATGATTAAATAGTTTCTTGGCATAACATAAAAGAAACTTATAATTACCGTTCCGAAGTTTAATATACGTCTCATTTGTTTATTTATAAATGAGGCGTATAAATTTTTTATTTTAAAAGAGGTGTTTTAGAAACATGATTAGATTAGCAACAAAAAATGATTTACCTAATATTGAAAAGCTTGTTGATGAATCAAAAGAATTAATGAGAGAATTCAATAATAACCAATGGGATGAAAAATACCCCGCTACAGAGCATTTTGAAGAAGACATCGATTCTGAAACAATTTATGTTTTAGATGTTAATCAAACAATTTATGGTTTCATTGTTATCGACCAAAACCAATCAGAGTGGTATGATGACATTGATTGGCCAGTCAATCGAGAGGGTGCTTATGTCATCCATCGTTTAGCTGGATCTAAAGATTATAAAGGTGCAGCAACAGAACTTTTTCAATTCGCGGTAGATTTAACTGAAGAATACGGTATTCATGTCATTCTTACAGACACGTTTGCGCTCAATAAACCTGCGCAAGGTCTATTTGAGAAGTTTGGATTTACTAAAGTTGGTGAAGCTGAAATTGATTATCATCCATTTGATAGAGGTGCTCCTTTTTACGCATATTATAAAAACATATAAGAATAGAGGTAGTATTTATGACAAAAATTGCATTTACTGGTGGAGGAACAGTAGGCCATGTATCAGTAAACTTGAGTCTCATTCCTACTGCTATTGCTAAAGGCAACAAAGCATTTTATATCGGCTCAAAACACGGTATCGAAAGAGAAATGATAGAATCTCAACTACCTGATATTGACTATTATCCAATATCAAGTGGTAAACTACGTCGTTATTTATCATTTGAAAATGCAAAAGATGTCTTTAAAGTTCTGAAAGGAATTTTAGATGCTCGCAAAATATTAAAAAAACAACAACCAGATTTACTTTTCTCAAAAGGTGGTTTTGTTAGTGTGCCAGTTGTCATTGCTGCACGCTCATTAAAAATACCAACAATCATTCATGAATCTGATTTAACACCTGGATTAGCGAATAAAATTTCTCTTAAATTTGCTAAAAAAATCTATACAACATTTGAAGATACATTGGCTTATCTTCCAAAAGATAAATCAGATTTTGTTGGCGCTACTGTGCGTGAAGATTTAAAACAAGGGAATCAAAAACGTGGTTATCAATTAACTGGATTTGATCATGATAAGAAGGTCTTACTTGTAATGGGCGGAAGCCTCGGTAGCAAGAAATTAAATGAAATCATCAGACAAAACTTAGAACCACTACTTCATGACTATCACATC
Proteins encoded in this region:
- a CDS encoding undecaprenyldiphospho-muramoylpentapeptide beta-N-acetylglucosaminyltransferase, with product MTKIAFTGGGTVGHVSVNLSLIPTAIAKGNKAFYIGSKHGIEREMIESQLPDIDYYPISSGKLRRYLSFENAKDVFKVLKGILDARKILKKQQPDLLFSKGGFVSVPVVIAARSLKIPTIIHESDLTPGLANKISLKFAKKIYTTFEDTLAYLPKDKSDFVGATVREDLKQGNQKRGYQLTGFDHDKKVLLVMGGSLGSKKLNEIIRQNLEPLLHDYHIIHLTGKGLVDSSINKEGYIQYEFVKDDLTDLLAITDTVVSRAGSNAIYEFLTLRIPILLVPLGLDQSRGDQIDNAKNFESKGYSRHILEDDLTDIKLLEALSNIEKHRESIIKQMETYKESYTKEDLFDKIIHDALNK
- a CDS encoding GNAT family N-acetyltransferase, translating into MIRLATKNDLPNIEKLVDESKELMREFNNNQWDEKYPATEHFEEDIDSETIYVLDVNQTIYGFIVIDQNQSEWYDDIDWPVNREGAYVIHRLAGSKDYKGAATELFQFAVDLTEEYGIHVILTDTFALNKPAQGLFEKFGFTKVGEAEIDYHPFDRGAPFYAYYKNI
- a CDS encoding S41 family peptidase is translated as MSNETKNEDTFPHNDKKQTSSQHKKKVKLKIWQFVLIILGVMILTAAITIAATIIVSHKISGLNKDQRANLKKIEFVYKKLSKDYYKKQSSDKLTQSAINGMVKELKDPYSEYMTAEETKQFNEGVSGDFVGIGAEMQKKNDQISITSPIKDSPAEKAGIQPKDTVTKVNHHSVVGKPLDQVVKMVRGKKGTNVILTIKRGSQEKDIKIKRDTIHVKSVEYEKKGNVGVLTINKFQNNTSGELKFAIIKAHKQGVRNIVLDLRNNPGGLLEEAVKMANIFIDKGKTVVQLEKGDDKEQLKTSNDSLNQAKDMKISILVNEGSASASEVFTGALKDYHKAKVYGSKTFGKGIVQTTREFDDGSLIKYTEMKWLTPDGHYIHGKGIKPDVTIATPKYQSLNVIPNNKTYKEGDSNKNVKTMKIGLTALGYKIDNESTTFNSALKAEIKAFQKDNHLNVTGNFDKQTNDKFTQQLVEKSNRNDTVLEQLLDKL
- a CDS encoding YozE family protein, translated to MVKNYSFYQFAMTVRGRKDNKGQLAEQIFDDLAFPKHEDNFHVLSEYIETESEFTLPMYVFDDLYEEYAEWLKF